Proteins encoded by one window of Phytohabitans houttuyneae:
- a CDS encoding ABC transporter permease: protein MELKRLPRNRRVLIFSMLMPAVLLLVFGGLNKGQDLNGVDASAYIMVSLGVFGSMTSVMGRGGSIAVERGIGWNRQLRLTPLRPSRYVAIKVATSLLMAVPPLVVVYLIGALALGVHLSAATWLLVFVGSWLGALPFAALGVVIGYIATPDSVQQISALLYMLLAAFGGLWVPVEVMPRLMRDIAEFTPAYWVGQLARNPLFHGSLDPRALLVLLAWAVGLGAIALRRFRADTARA from the coding sequence ATGGAGCTCAAGCGGCTGCCCCGCAACCGGCGTGTGCTGATCTTCAGCATGCTCATGCCGGCCGTGCTGCTGCTGGTCTTCGGCGGCCTCAACAAGGGCCAGGATCTCAACGGCGTGGACGCCTCGGCGTACATCATGGTCAGCCTGGGCGTCTTCGGCTCGATGACCAGCGTGATGGGGCGGGGCGGTTCGATCGCCGTCGAGCGGGGCATCGGCTGGAACCGCCAGCTGCGCCTCACCCCGCTGCGCCCCAGCCGGTATGTCGCCATCAAGGTGGCCACCTCGCTGCTGATGGCCGTCCCGCCGCTCGTCGTCGTGTACCTGATCGGCGCGCTCGCGCTCGGCGTGCACCTGTCGGCGGCGACGTGGCTGCTGGTGTTCGTCGGCTCGTGGCTCGGCGCGCTGCCGTTCGCCGCGCTCGGCGTGGTCATCGGCTACATCGCCACTCCGGACAGCGTGCAGCAGATCTCCGCGCTGCTGTACATGCTGCTCGCCGCGTTCGGCGGGCTGTGGGTGCCGGTCGAGGTCATGCCGCGGCTGATGCGGGACATCGCCGAGTTCACGCCCGCGTACTGGGTCGGCCAGCTCGCCCGCAACCCGCTCTTCCACGGCTCGCTCGACCCGCGCGCGCTGCTGGTGCTGCTGGCCTGGGCGGTGGGACTGGGCGCGATCGCGCTGCGGCGGTTCCGCGCCGACACCGCACGGGCATGA
- a CDS encoding ABC transporter ATP-binding protein codes for MTPTVALHGLTKSYGNVRAVDGLDLTIRPGEVVALLGPNGAGKSTTIDMLLGLARPDSGSALLFGMAPAAAIAAGRVGALLQSGGLLPDLTVREIVELSAALYAGHRAVPDVLARAGLTDLAGRRVAKLSGGQQQRVRFAMALVADPELIVLDEPTTGLDVEARRSFWAAMREESGHGRTVLFATHYLEEADAFADRIVFVRAGRVVADGTAAQIKAQVSGRTIRATLPGADPGALAGLPGVDEVETRGDAVLLTCRDSDAALRALITTTPAYDIEVTARGLEDAFVALTMEAVK; via the coding sequence ATGACACCGACCGTCGCCCTCCACGGGCTCACCAAGTCGTACGGCAACGTGCGCGCCGTCGACGGCCTCGACCTCACCATCCGGCCCGGCGAGGTCGTCGCCCTCCTCGGCCCGAACGGCGCCGGCAAGTCCACCACCATCGACATGCTGCTCGGCCTCGCCCGGCCGGACAGCGGCAGCGCGCTGCTGTTCGGGATGGCACCGGCCGCGGCCATCGCCGCCGGCAGGGTGGGGGCGCTGCTCCAGTCCGGCGGGCTGCTGCCCGACCTCACCGTCCGGGAGATCGTCGAGCTGTCCGCCGCCCTGTACGCCGGCCACCGCGCGGTGCCCGACGTGCTCGCCCGCGCCGGCCTCACGGACCTCGCCGGCCGCCGGGTCGCCAAGCTCTCCGGCGGGCAGCAGCAGCGGGTGCGGTTCGCGATGGCGCTGGTCGCCGACCCCGAGCTGATCGTGCTGGACGAGCCCACCACCGGCCTGGACGTGGAGGCGCGGCGCTCGTTCTGGGCGGCGATGCGGGAGGAGAGCGGCCACGGCCGCACGGTGCTGTTCGCCACGCACTACCTGGAGGAGGCGGACGCGTTCGCCGACCGGATCGTGTTCGTGCGGGCCGGGCGGGTGGTCGCCGACGGTACCGCCGCGCAGATCAAGGCCCAGGTCTCCGGCCGCACGATCCGGGCCACGCTGCCCGGCGCGGACCCGGGTGCCCTAGCCGGCCTGCCCGGCGTCGACGAGGTGGAGACCCGCGGCGACGCGGTGCTGCTGACCTGCCGCGACTCGGACGCGGCGCTGCGCGCGCTCATCACCACCACACCGGCGTACGACATCGAAGTCACCGCGCGCGGCCTCGAGGACGCGTTCGTGGCGCTCACCATGGAGGCAGTCAAATGA
- a CDS encoding NAD-dependent epimerase/dehydratase family protein, with product MNGGAVSLKARALILGGADFFGLHLARRLVTEGYHVVVVDNLSRGRNRAEVAALGATPGVELIAGDLTDPATWSALQRGWAQIYLLPPAPLPRAIESDPVRSVRGHALAALHLLDWAAPGDKVFFASSGEVYADGVEDGVVQVPTEESEPVVVGDLAEPRSAYAASRLFAEAALVHAARAGRSRVVVGRFYDVYGPRMGTDHLIPQMCLRAVRGDDPFLVKGPHRKRAFCFVDDAVEATLRLMEAPAAVGEIVHIGNDAPQAAIGEVARMVLRIAGVETRVVAEPAPPGSPARRAPDLAKLRRLTAFEPSVDLADGLRRTFYWYRRTWAHGRP from the coding sequence GTGAACGGCGGAGCGGTCAGCCTGAAGGCTCGGGCTCTCATATTGGGCGGCGCCGACTTCTTCGGCCTGCACCTCGCGCGACGCTTGGTGACCGAGGGCTACCACGTCGTGGTGGTCGACAACCTGTCCCGTGGCCGAAACCGCGCCGAGGTGGCCGCGCTCGGCGCCACGCCCGGCGTCGAGCTCATCGCCGGTGACCTCACCGACCCCGCCACCTGGTCCGCCCTGCAGCGCGGCTGGGCGCAGATCTACCTGCTGCCGCCCGCGCCGCTGCCGAGGGCGATCGAGTCCGACCCGGTCCGGTCGGTGCGCGGGCACGCCCTCGCCGCCCTTCACCTGCTCGACTGGGCCGCGCCCGGCGACAAGGTCTTCTTCGCCTCCTCCGGCGAGGTGTACGCGGACGGCGTCGAGGACGGCGTCGTGCAGGTGCCGACCGAGGAGTCCGAGCCGGTGGTGGTCGGCGACCTGGCCGAGCCCCGCTCGGCGTACGCGGCGAGCCGCCTGTTCGCCGAGGCCGCGCTCGTGCACGCGGCCCGCGCCGGCCGCAGCCGGGTGGTGGTGGGGCGCTTCTACGACGTGTACGGGCCGCGCATGGGCACCGACCACCTGATCCCGCAGATGTGCCTGCGCGCCGTGCGCGGCGACGACCCGTTCCTGGTCAAGGGGCCGCACCGCAAGCGCGCGTTCTGCTTCGTCGACGACGCGGTCGAGGCCACGCTGCGGCTGATGGAGGCGCCGGCCGCGGTCGGCGAGATCGTCCACATCGGAAACGACGCCCCGCAGGCCGCGATCGGCGAGGTGGCCCGCATGGTGCTGCGGATCGCCGGCGTGGAGACCCGGGTGGTGGCCGAGCCCGCCCCGCCCGGCTCGCCCGCCCGGCGCGCCCCCGACCTGGCCAAGCTGCGCCGACTCACCGCCTTCGAGCCCTCCGTCGACCTCGCCGACGGGCTGCGCCGCACCTTCTACTGGTACCGCCGGACCTGGGCGCACGGGCGGCCATGA